From the genome of Ziziphus jujuba cultivar Dongzao chromosome 6, ASM3175591v1, one region includes:
- the LOC132804034 gene encoding protein FAR1-RELATED SEQUENCE 5-like: MQVENSDFFYAMDLDDESRIKNLFLADARSRAECKEFGDVVTFDTTYLTNKYDMPFVSFVGVNHHGQSTLFGYGLISNEDTEIFKWLFQCWLSCMYNHTPNAIITDQDKAMQNAIKMVFPHARHRWCLWHIMKKVPEKLKSYKQYVSIKFALHNIIYDSLLQIELEDSWSRFIAMYSLQANDWLSGLYNERQRWVPAFVKDTFWAGMSTTQRCESMDAFFDGHMNSNTSVKQFVEQYDNALRDKVEKENHEDFISFNSWIPCISRYDIEKQYQSVYTTAKFNEFQQELVRKNYCELSSNKKVAVNSCELVVDEDVMIGQSSQYIFFIVHFNEEKSKVTCNC, from the coding sequence ATGCAAGTTGAAAATTCAGATTTCTTTTATGCAATGGATTTAGATGATGAGAGtcgaataaaaaatttatttttggcagATGCAAGGAGTAGGGCTGAATGTAAAGAATTTGGGGATGTTGTGACATTCGATACtacatatttaacaaataaatatgacatgCCTTTTGTATCTTTCGTGGGAGTCAACCATCATGGACAGTCAACATTATTTGGATATGGCTTAATATCAAATGAGGATACAGAAATATTTAAATGGCTGTTTCAATGTTGGCTTTCATGTATGTATAACCATACTCCAAATGCAATAATTACTGATCAGGATAAAGCCATGCAAAATGCAATTAAAATGGTTTTTCCTCATGCACGACATAGATGGTGCTTATGGCATATAATGAAGAAAGTACCTGAAAAGTTGAAGAGCTACAAGCAGTATGTGAGTATCAAGTTTGCtttacataatattatttatgattcttTATTGCAGATTGAACTTGAAGATAGTTGGAGTAGGTTTATTGCCATGTATTCTCTTCAGGCCAATGATTGGCTATCTGGATTGTATAATGAGAGGCAACGTTGGGTGCCAGCATTTGTAAAGGATACTTTTTGGGCAGGCATGTCTACTACACAGCGTTGTGAAAGTATGGATGCATTTTTTGATGGGCATATGAATTCAAACACTTCTGTAAaacaatttgtggaacaatatgATAATGCTTTAAGAGATAAGGTTGAAAAGGAAAATCATGAAGATTTCATCTCTTTTAACTCTTGGATCCCTTGCATATCTCGATATGACATTGAAAAACAATATCAAAGTGTTTATACTACTGCAAAGTTCAATGAATTTCAACAAGAGCTggtaagaaaaaattattgtgagtTATCGTCAAATAAAAAGGTTGCAGTAAATTCATGTGAACTTGTAGTGGATGAAGATGTAATGATTGGACAAAGTAGTCAatatattttcttcattgtACACTTTAATGAAGAGAAATCTAAGGTTACTTGcaattgttga